From a region of the Hymenobacter jejuensis genome:
- a CDS encoding RagB/SusD family nutrient uptake outer membrane protein: protein MKINKLPAFLLAASLFVATSCEKDLLDKTNPNAPSTSQFWKTQDDAIKGVYSCYSGIQQYACYGHSWQFITARSDESYSQSPFVDLAIFTRFIQADNNFFISSFAWNDYYRTIYRTNQVLTHVPEISMDETLKKRLLAETRFVRALMYFDLDSFFGNVPLITTESVVTTRAPQATPAQVEAQVIADLQAAIPDLPLTYSGVDKGRATKGAAQALLAKMYLQQRKWSEASALLGQIINSNTYSLVPNYLDNFTETNENNSESVFEVQYTGLPLDVGQGQDNASASEAYDRPNFFGPPIYSFSDVQPRKWLLDAYTDSTVAFAPGSTKKHLIDPRRDISIISSVNPDKFYGKTFTELGYNPSQQYWRKYLNDRTRTTPENFTSGINFRVIRYADVLLLQAEALNELGQTSAAVPLVNQVRARVGLAPLTAANFTQSSLRLQMRNERAKELAGEGQRWFDILRWGLLDNQAGIDDLKTRDVDFVNFVLGKSKLLPIPQSDIDIDPNIKQNPGY from the coding sequence ATGAAAATCAATAAGTTACCAGCTTTCCTGCTAGCGGCCAGCCTCTTTGTGGCCACTAGCTGCGAGAAAGACCTGCTGGATAAAACGAACCCGAACGCCCCCTCCACGTCGCAGTTCTGGAAAACCCAGGATGATGCTATCAAAGGGGTATATTCCTGCTACTCAGGCATTCAGCAGTACGCTTGCTACGGGCACTCCTGGCAATTCATCACGGCCCGCTCCGACGAATCGTATAGCCAGAGCCCGTTCGTGGACCTGGCCATCTTCACGCGTTTCATTCAGGCCGATAACAACTTCTTCATTTCGTCTTTCGCCTGGAACGACTATTACCGCACCATCTACCGGACCAACCAGGTACTGACGCACGTGCCGGAAATCAGCATGGACGAAACGCTGAAAAAGCGCCTGCTGGCCGAAACCCGCTTTGTGCGGGCGCTCATGTACTTTGACTTGGATTCGTTCTTCGGCAACGTACCCCTGATCACCACCGAGTCAGTAGTAACGACCCGCGCTCCGCAGGCTACACCGGCCCAGGTGGAGGCTCAGGTTATTGCCGATTTGCAGGCTGCTATTCCCGATTTGCCCCTGACTTACAGCGGCGTCGACAAGGGCCGGGCTACGAAAGGCGCCGCGCAGGCATTGTTGGCCAAGATGTACTTGCAGCAGCGCAAGTGGAGCGAAGCTTCCGCGCTGCTCGGCCAAATCATCAATTCGAACACGTATTCGCTGGTACCCAACTACTTAGACAACTTCACCGAAACCAACGAAAACAACAGCGAATCGGTGTTTGAGGTGCAATACACTGGTTTGCCGCTGGATGTAGGCCAGGGCCAGGACAACGCTTCGGCTTCGGAAGCCTACGACCGCCCGAACTTCTTTGGTCCGCCGATCTATTCGTTTTCCGACGTGCAGCCCCGCAAATGGTTGCTTGATGCTTATACCGACTCGACGGTGGCCTTCGCTCCCGGCAGCACCAAAAAGCACCTGATTGACCCGCGCCGCGACATTTCGATCATCAGCAGCGTCAATCCGGATAAGTTTTACGGCAAAACCTTCACGGAGCTGGGCTACAACCCCAGCCAGCAATACTGGCGCAAGTACCTGAACGACCGCACCCGCACGACACCCGAAAACTTTACGTCGGGCATCAACTTCCGCGTGATTCGGTACGCCGACGTGCTGCTGCTGCAAGCCGAAGCCCTCAACGAACTTGGGCAGACGTCGGCGGCGGTGCCGCTCGTCAACCAGGTGCGGGCTCGTGTAGGTTTGGCCCCGTTGACTGCTGCTAACTTCACGCAAAGCAGCCTGCGCTTGCAGATGCGCAACGAGCGGGCCAAGGAGTTGGCCGGCGAAGGCCAGCGCTGGTTTGATATCCTGCGTTGGGGCTTGCTAGACAACCAGGCCGGCATCGACGACCTCAAAACCCGCGACGTTGATTTCGTCAACTTCGTGTTGGGCAAGTCGAAATTGCTGCCCATTCCGCAATCAGATATCGACATTGACCCGAACATCAAGCAGAATCCTGGCTACTAA
- a CDS encoding glycoside hydrolase family 43 protein has translation MYCKISFSRSRWLALLLALGLLGCSKGGDTPVTPAPPVVTPPSTTATFTNPLLPSGPDPWVYQKDGSYYYMHTLNTQLRIWKTAKMSELGNANSTVVWTPPATGVASGNLWAPELYQFDGKWYIYYSAGPNGTDLGQQRTWVLENSAADPTTGTWTSKGRIFSAAADFWAIDGTVLEQNNKRYFIWSGHNGIDAIQRLYISEMSNPWTLTGPRVELSHPEYAWETVGPPYVNEGPEILKHGDKTFLVYSASFCGTDYYSLGLLTASNTADPLLPASWVKSAKPVFSSDPSHRAYATGHNGFFTSKDGQEDWIIYHANSNPNEGCVEKRNPRMQKFSWNADGTPNFGMPVAINTALPRPGGE, from the coding sequence ATGTATTGTAAAATAAGTTTCTCCCGTTCACGCTGGCTGGCGCTGCTGCTGGCGCTGGGCTTGCTGGGGTGCAGCAAAGGCGGCGATACCCCTGTAACGCCGGCTCCACCAGTCGTGACGCCGCCAAGCACAACTGCCACCTTCACCAATCCGCTGTTGCCCTCCGGCCCCGATCCGTGGGTATATCAAAAGGACGGCTCGTATTACTACATGCACACGCTCAATACCCAGTTGCGCATCTGGAAAACGGCGAAGATGTCGGAGCTAGGCAACGCCAACAGCACGGTCGTCTGGACGCCGCCGGCCACCGGGGTAGCTTCGGGCAACCTGTGGGCGCCGGAGCTGTATCAGTTTGACGGTAAGTGGTATATCTATTACTCTGCGGGGCCCAACGGCACCGACTTAGGGCAGCAGCGCACCTGGGTTTTGGAGAACTCCGCCGCCGACCCTACTACCGGCACCTGGACCAGCAAGGGCCGTATTTTCAGCGCTGCGGCCGATTTTTGGGCTATCGACGGCACGGTGCTGGAGCAGAACAACAAGCGCTATTTCATCTGGTCGGGGCACAACGGAATTGATGCCATTCAGCGCCTTTACATTTCGGAAATGAGTAATCCCTGGACGCTGACCGGGCCGCGCGTGGAGCTTTCGCACCCCGAATATGCATGGGAAACCGTAGGGCCGCCGTATGTAAACGAAGGCCCCGAGATCCTGAAGCACGGCGACAAAACGTTCTTGGTGTATTCGGCCAGCTTCTGCGGCACCGACTACTATTCGCTGGGCCTGCTCACGGCTTCCAACACAGCCGATCCGCTGCTGCCCGCGTCGTGGGTGAAGTCGGCGAAGCCCGTTTTCTCGTCTGACCCCAGCCACCGCGCCTATGCCACGGGCCACAACGGCTTTTTCACTTCCAAAGATGGGCAGGAAGACTGGATCATTTACCACGCCAACTCCAACCCCAACGAGGGCTGTGTGGAAAAGCGCAACCCGCGCATGCAGAAGTTTAGCTGGAACGCCGATGGCACTCCCAATTTCGGGATGCCGGTGGCCATCAATACGGCCCTGCCCCGGCCCGGAGGCGAATGA